GGAACGGCCGCCGCGGCTGACGATGCGGCGCAAGAGGCAGTTGCCCTCGTCCGCGACGGCCAGCTCCTCCAGCAGGGCCAGGGCCGGGTGCGCGTCGGCCAGCTGGAAGTCCGCGGCGATGTCCGCCTGCTCGGCGCCGTGGCGGATCATGCCCGGATCGGCGCGTTCGCCGAGGACCACGGACAGGGCATCGACGACGATGGACTTGCCGGCGCCGGTCTCGCCGGTGAGCACCGTCAGGCCGCTGTCCAGGTCCAGGTCGAGGCTGTCGATGATGGCAAAATCACGAATGCTGATGTGGCTGAGCATGGATGGCTAGGCATCTCCCAGGTGTTCCGCCCAGTGCAGTTTCTGGCGCAGCACCTGGTAATGGCTCCCCCCCTTGGGATGGATGAGCGTGGCGGCGCACGCCGCGCGGCTGATGTGGATTTCGTCGGCGTTGTGCAGGTTGTAGGTTTTGTGGCCGTCGAAGCTGACCTGCGCCGGGTTGTTGCGGGTGTCGTTGATGCAGATGCGCAGAGTGGCCTGGTCGGAGACCACCAGCGGCCGGTTGCTCAGGGTGTGCGGACAGATGGGCACGAGCAGCATGGCCTCCAGGCTCGGTTCGAGGATGGGGCCGCCGGCGGACAGGGCGTAGGCGGTGGAGCCGGTGGGCGTGGACACGATCAGGCCGTCCGAGCGCAGGGTGTAGACGAAGTCGCCGTTGATGTAGGTGTCGAATTCGATCATGCGGGCGAAGTTGCCCTTATGGACGACCACATCGTTCAGGGCCGGGGCCTGGTGCAGCACGTAGCCGCCGTCGCGCCAGATGCTGCCCAGCAGCAGGGTGCGGCGGTCGAGCACGTAGTCGCCGGCGAGGATGGCCGGCAGGGCGTGCTCCATCTGTTCCAGGGAAACGTCCGCCAGGAAGCCCAGGCGGCCCAGGTTGACGCCGAGCAGGGGGACGCCGTAGAGGCACAGGCTGCGGGCCGCGCCCAGCAGGGTGCCGTCGCCGCCCAGCACGATGGCCAGGTCGCAGTGCTGGCCGATCTCCTCCAGCGTGGTCACGGCATGGGGGAGGGCGCTGCCGCCCATGTGCACGGCGCTTTCGGCCTCGACGAAGAGCTCCAGGCCCAGCTGGTGCACCAGTTGCGCCAGCTTCAGCAGGCAGGGGCCGGTGGAGGGGTCCTGGTACTTGCCCAGCAGGCCGATTTTTTGGAATTGGGTGCCCATAGCGGGAAAGCTAGCACGGGTCGCGAATTAATCCAAGACGAGGCGCGGACGGGTGCTTCCAGGGGACTGCCGCCCGGAGGATGGACGAAGGCTGGATCAGGCTTTCTTGACACTGGGGCCGCCCCCTTGCTAGCTTTTAGCACTCTAACTCGTGGAGTGCTAAAGCGGTATGGAACGGGGCGTTTCTCCAATCGCGGCTTCGAAGGACGTGGCGCTGGTCGACGAGCGAGCCAAGCACCTGCTCAAGACCCTGGTCGAGCGCTATATCGTGGAGGGGCAGCCGGTGGGCAGCCGGCAGCTGGCCCGCGACGCGGGGCTGCAGCTCAGCGCCGCCACGGTGCGCAACGTCATGGCGGATCTGGAGGAGATCGGCCTGGTGGCGTCGCCGCACACCTCCGCCGGCCGGGTGCCCACCAGCCGCGGCTTTCGCTTCTTCGTGGACATGCTGCTGCAGGTCCGGCCGCTGACCGAGGAATCCACCCAGCGCCTGCTGCGCCAGTTGGGTGCCGGCCCGGTGGCTCCGGACCTGGTGGCCCAGACCGCTTCGCAACTGCTCTCCAATATGACGCACATGGCCGGTTTCGTGCGGGTGCCGAAGATTTCGCAAAGTGCTTTCCGCCAGATCGACTTCGTCGCCCTCAACGACCGGCGGGTGCTGGTGGTGCTGGTCACCCAGAGCGGCCAGGTGGAAAACCGCATCATCCAGACCGAGCGGCCCATGCCGCCCAACGAGCTGGCGCGGGCGGCCAATTACTTCAACGAGCTCTTCGCCGGCCTGCCCCTGAGCACGGTGGCCCAGCGCCTGCAGGAGGAGTTGAGCCAGACCCGCAGCCAGATGGACCAGATCCTGCGCAGCGCCATGGAAATGGGGCGCGAAGTGCTGCATCTGCGCGACGAGGAAGTGGTCATCGACGGCGAATTCAACCTGCTGGACAGCTCGGATCTGGCCAATCTCCAGCAATTGCGGGAGCTGCTGGAGGTGTTCCGGCAGAAGCGCGACCTGGTCCATCTGCTGGACGAGTGCACGCGCGCGGACGGCATCCGCATCTTCATCGGCGAGGAGTCCGGCTACGCGCCGCTCAGCCAGTGCAGCATGATCACGGCACCCTACCAGGTGGACGGCCAGATCCTAGGGGTGCTGGGCGTGATCGGGCCGACGCGCATGCCCTACCAGGACATCATTCCGCTGGTGGACTGCACGGCGCAGATTCTGTCCGGCGTGTTGTCGCTGCGCTGAACCCTTGAAAAGCAAGGGGCCTTTCCCCATCTACTGAAACAGTGATAGACCGAGTCATTTTCAACCACGGGCAAGGAAAATTATGACAGACGCAAAGCATGCACCAGGCCAGGAAGAAAGCCAGACACCGGCGGATGCCCAGTCCCCGGAGCCGCAGGCTGCCGAGACGGCTGGCGCAGCCGGAGCCGCGGAGGGCGCCTCGACCGATTGGGCGGCCAAGGCCCAGGAGAACTGGGAGCTGTACCTGCGGGCCCGCGCGGAGCTGGACAATTTTCAAAAGCGCAGCCAGCGGCAGCTGGAGGACGCCCACAAGTACGCCGTCGAACGCTTCGCACGCGAGCTGCTGCCGGTGAAGGACAGCCTGGAAATGGCGCTGGCCGTCGAGGCGGGCGGCGCGGAGGGCGTGGCCCAGTTGCGCCAGGGCGTGGAGATGACCCTGAACATGCTGAATCAGGTCTTCGACAAGTTCGGCATCCAGGTGCTGGACCCGCTGGAGCAGCGCTTCGATCCCAACCACCACCAGGCCATCGCCGCGGTGGAAAGCGAAGGCGAGCCCAACCGCGTCCTGCAGGTGCACCAGAAGGGTTATCTGCTGAGCGACCGCCTGCTGCGTCCGGCGCTGGTATCCGTATCCAAGGCGGCCGGTGCCTCGGCCTGATCATGTCTCTGGTCTGAAAACATCATAATTCAAAATTCAAGGAGCGTAAGATATGGGAAAGGTAATCGGCATTGACCTGGGTACCACCAACTCCTGCGTCGCCGCCATGGAAGGCGACAAGGCCAAGGTCATCGAGAACAGCGAAGGCAAGCGCACCACCCCCTCGGTGGTGGCCTTCACCGAGGACGGCGAGATCCTGGTCGGCGACGCCGCCAAGCGCCAGGCGGTGACCAATCCGGAAAACACCGTCTACGAAGTCAAGCGCCTGATCGGCCGCAAGTTCGACGATCCGGAAGTGCAGAAGGACATGAAGCATGTGTCCTACAAGATCGTCAAGGCCGACAACGGCGACGCCTGGGTGGAGGTGCGGGGCAAGAAGTACTCGCCCCAGGAAATCTCCGCCATGATCCTCAAGAAGATGAAGAAGTCCGCCGAGGACTACCTGGGCGAACCGGTGACGGAAGCGGTCATCACGGTGCCGGCCTACTTCAATGACGCCCAGCGCCAGGCCACCAAGGACGCCGGCCGCATCGCCGGGCTGGAGGTCAAGCGCATCATCAACGAGCCCACGGCGGCGGCCCTGGCCTTCGGCGAGGACAAGCGTCCCGACGACAGCAAGATCGCCGTCTACGACCTGGGCGGCGGCACCTTCGACATCTCCATCATCGAGATCGCCAACGTGGACGGCGAGCATCAGTTCGAGGTGCTGTCCACCAACGGCGACACCTTCCTCGGCGGCGGCGACTTCGACAGCCGGCTGATCAACTATCTGGCCGACGAGTTCAAGAAGGACAGCGGCATCGACCTGCGCAGTGACCGCCTGGCCCTGCAGCGCCTGAAGGAAGCGGCCGAGAAGGCCAAGATCGAGCTGTCCTCCAGCCAGCAGACCGAGGTGAACCTGCCCTTCATCACGGCGGATGCCAGCGGGCCCAAGCACCTGAACATCAAGCTGACCCGGGCCAAGCTGGAATCCCTGGTGGAGGAGCTCATCGAGCGCAGCCTGGGGCCCTGCCGTACCGCCCTGAAGGACGCCGAGCTGTCCACCGGCCAGATCACCGATGTGATCCTGGTGGGCGGCCAGACCCGCATGCCCAAGGTGCAGGACGCGGTCAAGGACTTCTTCGGCAAGGAACCACGCAAGGACGTCAATCCGGACGAGGCGGTGGCCATTGGTGCGGCCATCCAGGGCGGCGTGTTGTCCGGCCAGGTCAAGGACGTGCTGCTCATGGACGTCACGCCGCTGTCGCTGGGCATCGAGACCTTGGGCGGCGTGATGACCAAGCTCATCGAGAAGAACACCACGATCCCGACGCGCAAGTCCCAGGTCTTCTCCACGGCCGAGGACAACCAGTCGGCGGTGACGGTGCACGTGCTGCAGGGCGAGCGTGAAATGGCCCGCGACAACAAGTCGCTGGCGCGCTTCGATCTTGCCGACATTCCGCCGGCGCCGCGCGGCATGCCCCAGATCGAGGTGACCTTCGACATCGACGCCAACGGCATCCTGCACGTGTCCGCCAAGGACAAGCAGACCAACAAGGAGCAGTCCATCAAGATCACGCCCAGCTCCGGCCTGACCGAGGAGGAGATCCAGCGCATGGTCAAGGACGCCGAGGCCCATGCCGCCGAGGACAAGAAGGCGCGCGAGCTGGTGGACGCCCGCAACGAGGCGGACGCGCTGATTCACGCCACGCGTAAGACCTTGACGGATCAGGGCGACAAGCTGGCGGCCGACGACAAGTCCCGGGTGGAGGCGGAGATCCAGAAGGTGGAAGCCGCCGTCAAGGGCGACGATCTGGAGGCCATCCGCAGCGCGGTTGCCGCCCTGGCCGCCGCCTCCCAGCGCCTGGCCGAGCAGGGGGCGCAGTCCGCCGGCGCGGCTGGTGCCGGAGCCCAGCAGGGCGGGGCCAAGGCCGGGGGTGACGAGGACGTGGTCGAGGCCGAGTTCGAGGAAATGGACGACAAGAAGTAACGGCCTCGCGGTCGCGAGCCCGGCAGCATCGGGACGCGGGGCCTGCGCCCCCGTCCCGCTTTGCTGTCAAGACATGGCGCAGTACCCGGCGTGAACCGGGGCATGGATACGGAAATATGGCAAAACGGGATTACTACGAAGTTCTGGGCGTCAGCCGCAATGCATCGGAAGCCGAGCTGAAGAAGGCTTACCGGCGGCTGGCGATGAAATATCATCCCGACCGCAACCCGGATGACCACGAGGCGGAGGAGCGCTTCAAGGAAATCTCCGAGGCCTACGAAGTGCTGTGCGATTCGCAGAAGCGCGCTGCCTACGACCAGTTCGGCCATGCGGGCGTCGGGGCCGGCGAAGGCGGCTTCGGCGGCGGCTTCGGTGGTTTCGGCGGCCTGGGCGACATCTTCAACGACATCTTCGGGGATGCCTTCGGGCGCGGCTTTGGCGGCGCCCAGTCCTACCGGGGCGCCGATCTGCGCTATAACCTCGAACTCAGCCTGGAAGAGGCGGCCCTCGGCACCGAGGTGAAGATCCGCGTGCCCGCCTCGGAGGTCTGCGATGTCTGCAACGGCAGCGGCGCCAAGCCCGGCACCCAGCCGGAAACCTGCTACACCTGCGGCGGCATGGGTCAGGTGCGCGCCAGCCAGGGCTTCTTCTCCGTGACCCGCACCTGCCCCAGCTGCGGCGGCGCGGGCAGCATCATCAAATCCCTGTGCAACAAGTGCCACGGCAGAGGCCGGGTGAGCATGGAGAAGACCCTTTCCGTCAAGATCCCCGCGGGTGTCGACACCGGCGACCGCATCCGGCTGTCGGGCGAAGGCGAGCCTGGCGAGCGCGGCGGGCCGGCGGGCGATCTCTACGTGCAGATCCGCATCAAGCCGCATCCCATCTTCCAGCGCGAGGGCGACAACCTGGCCTGCGAGGTGCCCATCAGCTTCACCCGCGCCGCCCTGGGCGGCGAGCTGGAAGTGCCGACCCTGTCCGGGCGCGCCAAGCTCAGGATTCCCCACGGCACCCAGTCGGGACAGGTCTTCCGCTTGCGCGGCAAGGGCGTCAAGGGGGTGCGCAGCCAGATGCCGGGCGACCTGCTGTGCCGCATGAAGGTGGAGGTGCCCGTCAACCTGACCGAGCGCCAGCGCGAGCTCCTGGAGGCCTTCGAGACCGAGGGCCAGGCCCACGGCAGCCAGACGCCCGAAGGCAGCAGCTGGAGCAGCAAGGTCAAGGATTTCATGGAGAAAATGGGATTCTGAGTCGGTGCTGAATCCCGCGTGCCGAATGAAAGCAATGCGCAGGGTGCCAGGCGTTCGGTTTGGCACCCTGTTTTCTTCTCGGCACCTGAAACTCAACGGATAAAAAGAGAGAATCCATATGGTGAAGATTGGTGTAACCGGAGCGGCCGGACGCATGGGACGGCATCTGCTGCAGGCGGTGGCACAGCATCCCGGGGCAACGCTCGGCGCGGCGGTGGGCCGGCCGGGCGCGGCTTATCTGGGCAGCGACGCCGGCAACCTGGCCGGTACCGGGCCCCTGGGCGTGCCGGTGGTGGACAGCCTGCACAAGGTGCTGGAGCAGGTGGACGTGGTGGTCGAGTTCACCACGCCGAGCGCTACCCTGGCGCACCTGGAAGCCTGCCGCAATGCGGGCCGGGGCATGGTCATCGGCACCACCGGCTTCGATGCCGGGCACAAGGCCATGATCCGCGAAGCGGCCCGCGGCGTTCCGGTGGTCTTCGCGCCGAACATGAGCGTCGGCGTGAACGCCCTGTTCGGCGTGCTGCGCCAGGTGGCGCAGACCTTGGGGGATGAGTACGACGTGGAGATCATCGAGGCCCACCATCGCAATAAGATCGATGCGCCCTCGGGCACGGCGCTGGCGCTGGGCGAGGAGGTGGCGCAGGCGCTGGGCCGGGAGCTTTCCGCCGTGGCCGTGTACGGCCGCGAGGGCATCACCGGGGTGCGCGACGGCAAGACCATCGGTTTCGCCACCGTGCGCGGCGGCGACATCGTCGGCGACCACACGGTGATGTTCGCCGGCCCCGGCGAGCGGGTGGAAATCACCCATCGGGCCACCAGCCGCATGAACTTCGCCGTCGGCGCGGTGCGGGCCGCGGTGTGGCTGGCGGGCAAGCCCGCCGGGCTCTATGACATGCAGGACGTGCTGGGCCTGCGTTAGCTCACGCAGTGCGGCACGGGTATCGCCGGTGCCGCGCTGAACGGCTGCTACGGCAGCGTCTCCAGCCGGGGCCGCCCGAAGTGGTAGCCTTGCGCCCAGTTCACCCCCATGTCGCGGAGCATGGCCGCCGTTTCCGCGCTTTCCACGTATTCCGCGATGGTCACGAGGCCCAGATCGCAGGCGATGTCCTGAATCCGCCGGATGATGATTCGGGCCTTTTCCTCCCGCGCCACGCGCCGCACCAGTTCGCCTTCGAGCTTGAGAAAGGAAATGGGCAGGTCGGTCAGGTAGCGGAAGGAGGAGTAGCCGCTGCCGAAGTCGTCGATGGCCAGGCGGATGCCGAAATCCAGAAAAGGCGTCAGAATGCGGCGCGCCCGCTGGGTGTCTTCCAGAAACTCCCGCTCCGTGATTTCGATGACCAGCGGTTTTTCCTTGCCGATCAGGTCGCCGCAGGCGTGGCAGTGGTCTTGCGCGCAGGCCAGCAAATCCTCCACCAGATGCGCATGGCGCAGCAGATCGGTGGATATGTTGACGAAATGGGCGAGCGGGATGCCGGATTGCATCTGTAGGCTGCAGCGTTGCAGCACCTGGCGGATCACGGCGTGGTCCACCCGATGCACGATCTGCAGTTGATGGGCGGCGTCGATGAAGCGTCCGGCCTCGAGCACGCTGCCGTCCGTTGCCAGCAGGCGGGCCAGGGCCTCTTCGGCCACCACCTGGCCGGACTGGAGATCGACGATACTTTGATAGGCGGGCCGTATCCGGCCCTCGTGCAGCGCCATTTCCATCTGGTTGGCCAGTGAAAAGATGTTCTCGCCGCCGCGATTG
This DNA window, taken from Thermithiobacillus tepidarius DSM 3134, encodes the following:
- the grpE gene encoding nucleotide exchange factor GrpE yields the protein MTDAKHAPGQEESQTPADAQSPEPQAAETAGAAGAAEGASTDWAAKAQENWELYLRARAELDNFQKRSQRQLEDAHKYAVERFARELLPVKDSLEMALAVEAGGAEGVAQLRQGVEMTLNMLNQVFDKFGIQVLDPLEQRFDPNHHQAIAAVESEGEPNRVLQVHQKGYLLSDRLLRPALVSVSKAAGASA
- the dnaJ gene encoding molecular chaperone DnaJ; this translates as MAKRDYYEVLGVSRNASEAELKKAYRRLAMKYHPDRNPDDHEAEERFKEISEAYEVLCDSQKRAAYDQFGHAGVGAGEGGFGGGFGGFGGLGDIFNDIFGDAFGRGFGGAQSYRGADLRYNLELSLEEAALGTEVKIRVPASEVCDVCNGSGAKPGTQPETCYTCGGMGQVRASQGFFSVTRTCPSCGGAGSIIKSLCNKCHGRGRVSMEKTLSVKIPAGVDTGDRIRLSGEGEPGERGGPAGDLYVQIRIKPHPIFQREGDNLACEVPISFTRAALGGELEVPTLSGRAKLRIPHGTQSGQVFRLRGKGVKGVRSQMPGDLLCRMKVEVPVNLTERQRELLEAFETEGQAHGSQTPEGSSWSSKVKDFMEKMGF
- the dapB gene encoding 4-hydroxy-tetrahydrodipicolinate reductase, producing the protein MVKIGVTGAAGRMGRHLLQAVAQHPGATLGAAVGRPGAAYLGSDAGNLAGTGPLGVPVVDSLHKVLEQVDVVVEFTTPSATLAHLEACRNAGRGMVIGTTGFDAGHKAMIREAARGVPVVFAPNMSVGVNALFGVLRQVAQTLGDEYDVEIIEAHHRNKIDAPSGTALALGEEVAQALGRELSAVAVYGREGITGVRDGKTIGFATVRGGDIVGDHTVMFAGPGERVEITHRATSRMNFAVGAVRAAVWLAGKPAGLYDMQDVLGLR
- a CDS encoding NAD(+) kinase → MGTQFQKIGLLGKYQDPSTGPCLLKLAQLVHQLGLELFVEAESAVHMGGSALPHAVTTLEEIGQHCDLAIVLGGDGTLLGAARSLCLYGVPLLGVNLGRLGFLADVSLEQMEHALPAILAGDYVLDRRTLLLGSIWRDGGYVLHQAPALNDVVVHKGNFARMIEFDTYINGDFVYTLRSDGLIVSTPTGSTAYALSAGGPILEPSLEAMLLVPICPHTLSNRPLVVSDQATLRICINDTRNNPAQVSFDGHKTYNLHNADEIHISRAACAATLIHPKGGSHYQVLRQKLHWAEHLGDA
- the dnaK gene encoding molecular chaperone DnaK; translated protein: MGKVIGIDLGTTNSCVAAMEGDKAKVIENSEGKRTTPSVVAFTEDGEILVGDAAKRQAVTNPENTVYEVKRLIGRKFDDPEVQKDMKHVSYKIVKADNGDAWVEVRGKKYSPQEISAMILKKMKKSAEDYLGEPVTEAVITVPAYFNDAQRQATKDAGRIAGLEVKRIINEPTAAALAFGEDKRPDDSKIAVYDLGGGTFDISIIEIANVDGEHQFEVLSTNGDTFLGGGDFDSRLINYLADEFKKDSGIDLRSDRLALQRLKEAAEKAKIELSSSQQTEVNLPFITADASGPKHLNIKLTRAKLESLVEELIERSLGPCRTALKDAELSTGQITDVILVGGQTRMPKVQDAVKDFFGKEPRKDVNPDEAVAIGAAIQGGVLSGQVKDVLLMDVTPLSLGIETLGGVMTKLIEKNTTIPTRKSQVFSTAEDNQSAVTVHVLQGEREMARDNKSLARFDLADIPPAPRGMPQIEVTFDIDANGILHVSAKDKQTNKEQSIKITPSSGLTEEEIQRMVKDAEAHAAEDKKARELVDARNEADALIHATRKTLTDQGDKLAADDKSRVEAEIQKVEAAVKGDDLEAIRSAVAALAAASQRLAEQGAQSAGAAGAGAQQGGAKAGGDEDVVEAEFEEMDDKK
- the hrcA gene encoding heat-inducible transcriptional repressor HrcA; this encodes MERGVSPIAASKDVALVDERAKHLLKTLVERYIVEGQPVGSRQLARDAGLQLSAATVRNVMADLEEIGLVASPHTSAGRVPTSRGFRFFVDMLLQVRPLTEESTQRLLRQLGAGPVAPDLVAQTASQLLSNMTHMAGFVRVPKISQSAFRQIDFVALNDRRVLVVLVTQSGQVENRIIQTERPMPPNELARAANYFNELFAGLPLSTVAQRLQEELSQTRSQMDQILRSAMEMGREVLHLRDEEVVIDGEFNLLDSSDLANLQQLRELLEVFRQKRDLVHLLDECTRADGIRIFIGEESGYAPLSQCSMITAPYQVDGQILGVLGVIGPTRMPYQDIIPLVDCTAQILSGVLSLR